Part of the Chrysemys picta bellii isolate R12L10 unplaced genomic scaffold, ASM1138683v2 scaf2472, whole genome shotgun sequence genome, cccacagcctttgttcagtttcccgggccccggagtcatctgacctccaaccccctcctgggttctcatgttacaagctcaggtatgttcccttgggccggcacccatcccccgatgcagaccatcctagtcacactcccctgtcagcattcacacaccccagcaagaacagtcccagttcgtcacaggtgTACTGGGGGTTAGGGGTTGAGGGACAGTGTGGTTTGGGGGTAAGagaggctcagggggttggggtgtactGGGGGTTAGGGGTTGAGGGACAGTGTAGTTTGGGGGTAGGAGAggcacagggggttggggtgtgctgGGGGTTAGGCGTTGAGGGACAGTTAGGTTTGGGGgtaggagaggctcagggggttggggtgtactGGGGGTTAGGGGTTGAGGGACAGTGTAGTTTGGGGGTAGGAGAGgcacagggggttagggtgtggagattgcgggggctgaggggggagcagggaccAGGGATACTCTACATACCAAGGctaggagggaccattgtgatcatccgtctgacctgctgtatagcCCAGGGCAGGGACCTTGGGTTCAGGTCAGGGGGCGAGGAGAAGAGCAGAGGGTGCTaggtttggggggctgggagaggagtggggggccCAGGGAAGCCCCCCTCCGGGGGTGTGTGGTCTCAGTCTATTAAGGACGGTTCCAGGGCCACCCCTTGTTCGTGTGCTGTGAAGGGGGGGCGGGgtctccttcccagagctgcaCATCGGTGGGGGtgacacggtgtgtgtgtgtcactgcatgAGTGATGTCCCGGTGTGTCCATGGTGTGCATCACTGGGTGTAGGTGTCACTCTGTGTGTGACTGCACGTAGCCCAGTGTGGGTGTGTGTCGCTGCATGTGTGTATATCGGATATCCCTGTGTGTCCGTCCGGGTGGGtgtgtcactgtgtgtgtgtgtcattgtgtgtgtgttcccGGTGTGTGTTTAGCAGCCGCCTTGCTCCCCTTCCCCATTAGGTCCCTGCGGCTTTGAGCTTGGCGTGAAAGATGCTCCCCCCTGCGAGCCTCTCGGCCGGTACTAGCGGGACCCTTCCCCCCATGGGGACCCCAATCTCCAGCAGCCCCCGTGGGAGAAGCCCCGCGCGAGGAGTCAGGGGCAGCCGCCCGCTCCCCATGTCCaaaggcagcccccagccccgctctggtcagcaccccACCTCTCCAAACCCAGAACTGGGGCACTGTCCCGTCCCCGgggcagcctggcccagcccccccaacctcGCATGGCCTCACtgggctcctgccccactcctgcaacTCCCGCCCCCcacgcacagcgccccctgccgggacTGGGGTAGGTGGGCGCTccccacagccagctcctgcccgtccccacagcgccccctgccgggacAGGCGGAGACTGGGGTAGCCGGGagctccccccagccagctcctgcccgtccccacagcgccccctgctgggacaggccgGGACTGGGGTAGCtgggagcttcccccccccagccaactCCTGCCcgtccccacagcgccccctgctgggacaggccgGGACTGGGGTAGCTGGGAGCTTCCCCCCCCAGGGattctgccccgcccccacagcgccccctgctgggacacgCTGGGACTGGGGTAGCAGGgagctctccctcccaccctcccccgtCCTGCCTGATCCCTGGCGCAGATCGCGTTGCCTGTGTCACACTCCGAGCAGGAGTCCCAGGGTAACAGCTTCAGCGAGACGGGCCCGTCTAGGGGGACCCCTGGGACCCCACGGGGGCCGGACATCGCACCCCAGCCTTGCTGGGcgtgctgggtgcagggggtgtgacgaagtgggactgttcttaatgtttcctctgcatactgtgtgggtgcctcagtttcccctatgcatttcttaagtctctaggtggtgggataaaggccagtgtgcataaatcactgacactctgtctccctggcaacaaatggccagggccccttcccccctgcaaggaaatagctaaaggtgaacaaagagatcaggtgacctcctggcccaggaaaggaactcagcagagaaggaggggcaggagagggttTGGGTTGGGGCTAGCTGGGGACGGGGAGTGACGCAGatgggggtgtctggctctctgaaccccagaatggacccggctgaggggtcccatTTGCTGTAcgtacaagctctgttttagaccatgttcctgtcatctaataagcctctgtgttactggctggctgagagtcatgtctgactgcgaagtgggggtgcaggacctctggctccctcaggaccccgccggggcggactcgctgtgggaagcgcacggaggggcatatgctgaatgctcccaggagagacccaggaggtgaagccgtgtgagcttcttgccctgaagacggtctgctccgagggagaggaggctcccaaagtcctgactggctttgtggggagcagttccagagcatcgcccggggactccgtgacagggggCACCAGAGTGGGGCGGGCGAGCCCCGGCGTGCAGCCCCTTTGCTGCTGGCTGcgccctccctcttctcttcccagctccTGGGCTCCGAGAACCAGCGAACTGCTCCTGCTGCTCGCCCGCAGCGCGCTCTGATTGGCCCGGCGCgctggagcggggcggggggggggctataTAAAGGCAAGGGCACTGCAGCATTCTGGCATTGGTGCAGAGccgtggctggtgctggagctgctggctgtgtcccctccccccccagcccccgctgcagctgctggctgtgccccccacccccagcccccgctgcagcctctgctccccccctCGCTGCAACTGCTGGCTctgcctccccccgctcccccgccccccccgcctgcagctgccctggcagccaggcccccTTGGCCAAGATGAGCTATGACCCCTATGGCTTCCGCAAGCCGTGGCAGGAGTACCGGAGCGTCCGCTCCACCAAGTCCACCGTCTCCTCCTCCCTGTACGCCCTGCACCGGCCGGCGCTGGCCCCTGCCAAGCGCTCGGGGTGCGTCGCCTCCCTGGAGAAGTTGGACCTGTCCCAGGTGAGTAGCCTGAAcgcggagctgctggggctgcggGCCCAGGAGAAGGAGCAGCTGGTCGACCTCAACGACCGCTTCGCCACCTACGTGGAGAAGGTGCGCCGGCTGGAGCAGCACAACAAGGTGCTGCTGGTGGAGCTGGAGGCGCTGCGGCAGAAGCAGCAGGACCCCTCGCGCCTGCACCTGCTGTACCGGCAGGAGCTGCGCGGCCTGCGCGGCCTGCTGGAGACGGAGGCGGGCGAGAAGATGCGCATGGAGGCCAGCCGGGACCAGCTGCGCGACTCCTGCAGCCAGCTGAAGGAGCGCTATGAGGAGGAGGCGCGGCTGCGGCTGCAGGCCGAGGAGACGCTGCGGAAGGTGCGGGAGGAGGCCGGCCAGGCCGCGCTGGCTAACAGCGACGTGGAGGGCAGCATCGGCTCCCTGCTGGGGGAGATCTCCCTGCTCCACAAGGTCTTCGGGCAGGAGAGTGCCGAGCTGTCGGCCCAGGTGGAGGCGGCCAGTCTGCCGGTGGACGTGAGCCTGGCGGGAGCTAAGCCCGATCTGGCGGCAGCGCTGCGGGAGATCCGGGCGCAGTACGAGACGCTGGCCGGCAGGAACATGCAGGCGGCCGAAGACTGGTACCGCACCAGGTTCGCCTCGGTGGCCGAGCTAGCCAGCAAGAACAACGAGGCGGTGAGGTCCATGCGGGAGGAGACGGCCGAGTACCGGCGCCTGCTGCAGTCCCGCTCGGCCGAGGTCGAGGCCCTGCGCAGCATCATCGACTCGCTCAACAAGCAGCTGGAGAGCGTGGAGGACAGGCAGAGCAGCGAGGTGGCCACGTACCAGGTGAGGCCAGGGCCTGCAGGGCAAGCCAGGCTCCCTCGCCTGTGGAGGGCAGGCGCACGggcctggagccaggactcctgggttctccgcTT contains:
- the LOC101935191 gene encoding neurofilament light polypeptide-like, with the protein product MSYDPYGFRKPWQEYRSVRSTKSTVSSSLYALHRPALAPAKRSGCVASLEKLDLSQVSSLNAELLGLRAQEKEQLVDLNDRFATYVEKVRRLEQHNKVLLVELEALRQKQQDPSRLHLLYRQELRGLRGLLETEAGEKMRMEASRDQLRDSCSQLKERYEEEARLRLQAEETLRKVREEAGQAALANSDVEGSIGSLLGEISLLHKVFGQESAELSAQVEAASLPVDVSLAGAKPDLAAALREIRAQYETLAGRNMQAAEDWYRTRFASVAELASKNNEAVRSMREETAEYRRLLQSRSAEVEALRSIIDSLNKQLESVEDRQSSEVATYQERVADLEQEIREAKQEMARYLREYQDLLNVKMALDIEIAAYRKLLEGEEIRLSYSSPL